In Eriocheir sinensis breed Jianghai 21 unplaced genomic scaffold, ASM2467909v1 Scaffold1131, whole genome shotgun sequence, the DNA window CTGGAGGTCTGTAGgtaacagatatatttaaattgatttttGCAATATTTACTCGCACGAACAAATGTTCAactttactgtctcttggtgttctgtcagttggtcgcaaatagcttttgaccaaAAGGGAAaccccaccacctctacggttaacaCTGTTttagttgaagagtctgtagccatctatattgtattctgaacttaaatcaatatttgtggtgttgaTAAATGTTTCTGTTATAGCAATGACGTagaaaattttctgttagagcaatacatttcaattcatcgAAGTTTCTTAGGCtctgcgcattgaaactaaggactttattttgaggcttggtaattgaggtggtggtacttgcggattcACAGTCTCGCGTTTGTTGCGATgcgtggcgtctatttacacgggcgggttggagggacgtggccgagagagtttttttgatcgggtgtcacgtactgcgtgggggacaggtgtattccgcccctgtggaagagctcactctggccatagaaattgtcccaggcattaaagaactcaacgtcaagctccctgcaaagagtctgtaagcagttgttgaggctgaaagccttgctgaagaagtcacTCTCTGCCCacttccgtggtagaactcctgaaatcgaaATGTTAGGGGGATTTAGATTTGTACTGATGGATAAGCCTagagtacttgtccagcagttcctcagaccgggttgtggtgatggcattcgtacctgtgtggagaacaaacagggagtcattagaagcctcagcaGAGACCttatccagggcagctgtgatgtcgtcaactccagctccgGTATAACAATAGTCacacctacgacgggggactctgccacaggagagagagagagagagagagagagagagagagagagagagagagagagagagagagagagagagagagaaatatataaaggtACATTATTTCCTGCTGACATGCAGCACAAACAAAAATGTCAGTAGAAACCCCCACACATGTAGCATGATACATGCTGTTACACAACATACACTTGATCAAACTGCCATTGTCAGACTTGGGCCTCCTACACTGTAAACACAAATCCACAACATAACACTTGCTACTTGTAGGGGTAATGGTAGAGGGAAAGACTGGGAAAGGTTCCAGTACCCCCTTCCGAAAGCAGGATGCAAGGTGGCTCCTCATGTCTTTCTGAACAAAATTTTGAGTTGCAGGTGGGATGCCAAAACAAAGACTGGTAGCAAAAGCAATAGCAAACAAACCACAATCTGAGTATCCCTCCTGCTGCTGAACTTTTACATATTCTACTTTAAATTGTGAACTACAGTTTAGTAGAGCAGCCAGCTGGCAATCAAAATTGTTTGAGATTCCCAAGCTGTTGTTTAAGCTGTCATAAACCTTGACAGTGTTATCATTACATTGAAGGTTACTTACTGTAAGCCAGTGATTGTTGTGTACATGTAAAATTTGGACAAAGCAATTACTGGGACTTTTAACATGCACACATTTTGCAGTTTGAAAGACAACAGTAGACTGGAAACCTGAAACATTGAGGAAACTGATTCCAAGCAAATGCTGTGCATGATCTATGTGGAGGTCTGTCAACCACTTCCCTTCAATGGATACTTCCCTTGCCGCTTCACTTGGATTTCCATGGGCAGGGGCCAGGGGAACCTCTCGTTGCAGGGAAGGAGCCAGGCGAGCTTCACAGTGCTGCTGTCCCTCCAGGCTATTCAGTTCAGCAGGCAACCTTGGGAAGGGTGAATGATGTGTTAGGGTGTTTACATTACTGCATCATGGCTCAGCTCAAAGTTTTGCAGATGCAGTATGAACCCCTTTGTATATTATAAACAGCAGTAATGTCACCACAATCTAAAGTGGACAGTATTGTCAATTTTCTAACACAACAAATGTCTAGCACATACGCTGAGGAATTTTAACAGCATACTTTCTTTCCCGAAAAGTTGGGCGTGAGTAATACCTGGGTATCAAGTAGGGATTATCGTCTTGGACCTTTACCTTTGTCCCGGGATTACGGGAAAAAATTAGCCGTAATCATGGTATCCCTggaattcccgggattttcaattgtctagaattgcacattatacctagcTTCCCTTTCAGATTTTttatgtgcttaacattaatagatatgcagaaatattactgtagattgactgtctgattaattccacttaatgttttATTCCAAAAttttcagcatacactttgttcctcaacaaagtaaaaggagtaAGAATAAGAGATAAAATTTGCTTCGTTTACTACTTTATATTTGTTCTACTTCTGAATTCCAAtgcgaatgacaatgtaaattatagttcattatcgttgataaaaaaaaaaaaatgtttctatttcaatatttatatggatggcgtCATGAGataaatgaagggcaaagttggggaagttggagtaaaaatgtttgctgagggaaggaagtgggtactgaactcaatactgtttgctgatgacatagtgctcattgcagaaaatggaagtgacttacaaaatttggtcagtgtttttgatagtgtctgtaaaaggagaaagctgaaagtaaacgtcaacaaaagtaaagtgatggtttgtgagcgaagtagaagtgaggttgtcgaTTTTGTATCCCCATATagaatgggaattgaatgtgaaaaggaatgcaaaataattttgaatggtgaagaaatggagaaggtcaacgagtttaagtaccttggatcagttatgtgtaagcatggtggtatggagggagagataagagaaagggcattgcaaggaagaagggtggtagggtctttgggacgaatcacgaatggcagaagtgtgagcatggaggtaaagagggatttgagaaatacaataatagtaccaaccctcacatatgcaagtgaaacgtgggcctggaatgaaagtcagaggtctagagtgcaggcagtggaaatgagttatttgaggagtgcttgtggtgtgagtagaatggatggaatgagatacgaaagtgtgtatgagcgttttggaatgtgtcacaggggagaagggaagaagtgtggagtggtggaacaaatgaaatgacagactttaaagtggtttggccacatggagcgaatggagtagagtaagatgaccagaagggtgtatggagtgagatagaggagggaatgctagaggacgacctccagtgaaatggagagataggatgCAAGAGTATGAGGGAGGGGTGAAAAATCAGTGgggaactttgagcaggcaaggatagGGTcgggatagagaaagttggaagctcttctgccatggccatcctttTGTGGGAGCTcccaggagcaggcgtcgatgaaagatgatgatggtgtttccATTTATACTCAGTGCAATGAAAAGAGAACTTAATGAcaggaaatgaagtaaaaataatcAGTAGCTAAAACATTGGGAACTATGACAACACTGTTCAGTTGTgtgggcaggcagacagacagacaaacagacagtttACTGTCAACCATCACTGGTCGGccactcacgcgaggagggaaagtgtgctgcttttttttgtaattttgttaagttgttACGCTCATTtcaatgccgtatacatacagcaacgtggaatatgcaaacatggtgttcattatacgagctctgttacgggtaacgggagtgccatggctgctttataatactcaagagaatacctaaacagtaaatccttccttcacacacacacacacacacacacacacaaaacattcctcacaggacaccctgtatatgaatataaatagaaccacaagtccacaactatcctgcagtcaaatttgcccctatttttgtacttaatttcattCCAGGATTTCCTGGGTGGATGTGCAAAAATATCCaaggattattaaaccttgaaaattgtctgGGATTCCGGGAAACAATTCCTAGTATCAAGTATGTCAAAAAGTTTAAACTATATCACCCTCActggtttgcttgtttgtttccctTAGTTTCATTCAAGCTCAGAAACTTCGCACAACAAATTTCtgagtcagaaaaaaaaataatatagttctGTAAGTGACTCCTTACTGTGAGGTGTCAGGTGATGGCTGCACAGGTCCCTGAATGCTGGAGGGCTGCAGTCCATCTCTGTGGTCCAATAAGTGTCTGAAAGATGGTTCATGAAAAATTCTAATTTATAGATAAAgcctaccttcctcttctaccctGAACCCTCCTGACAAGAGAGTAAGATATGAATGATTTTCAATTATATATTGATGAGCTGGGAAAAAAATACTCACCTATGAGTGATTACTGTAATTACACCTCAGTACAAGCTATATGCAGGTTAGTGAAACACAACACTATGATAATTACCTGCTATCATTACATGTTCAAGATTTTTCTACACTTGTTACAAAAATGCTTAACATTACATGCAAACACAGCCATAAATTGCAACAAGTTGACAGCTCAAACCAT includes these proteins:
- the LOC126989352 gene encoding uncharacterized protein LOC126989352 isoform X2; protein product: MSSTSQVIFFCSFFLLQFFEELVELPSSEDIAECVKEQDQRREELHSKREQRVEAAQEKQKAEYRNRKARGVKTFSFSVGMKVLKRNLRNETRKGGIMEQKWTGPYKVLDIDSSNRVALEAVSNGKKLKSRTPYNNLRPFLQSQLHCDRHLLDHRDGLQPSSIQGPVQPSPDTSQLPAELNSLEGQQHCEARLAPSLQREVPLAPAHGNPSEAAREVSIEGKWLTDLHIDHAQHLLGISFLNVSGFQSTVVFQTAKCVHVKSPSNCFVQILHVHNNHWLTVSNLQCNDNTVKVYDSLNNSLGISNNFDCQLAALLNCSSQFKVEYVKVQQQEGYSDCGLFAIAFATSLCFGIPPATQNFVQKDMRSHLASCFRKGVLEPFPVFPSTITPTSSKCYVVDLCLQCRRPKSDNGSLIKCMLCNSMYHATCVGVSTDIFVCAACQQEIMYLYIFLSLSLSLSLSLSLSLSLSLSLSLLWQSPPS
- the LOC126989352 gene encoding uncharacterized protein LOC126989352 isoform X1 encodes the protein MSSTSQVIFFCSFFLLQFFEELVELPSSEDIAECVKEQDQRREELHSKREQRVEAAQEKQKAEYRNRKARGVKTFSFSVGMKVLKRNLRNETRKGGIMEQKWTGPYNLLTLNRVLDIDSSNRVALEAVSNGKKLKSRTPYNNLRPFLQSQLHCDRHLLDHRDGLQPSSIQGPVQPSPDTSQLPAELNSLEGQQHCEARLAPSLQREVPLAPAHGNPSEAAREVSIEGKWLTDLHIDHAQHLLGISFLNVSGFQSTVVFQTAKCVHVKSPSNCFVQILHVHNNHWLTVSNLQCNDNTVKVYDSLNNSLGISNNFDCQLAALLNCSSQFKVEYVKVQQQEGYSDCGLFAIAFATSLCFGIPPATQNFVQKDMRSHLASCFRKGVLEPFPVFPSTITPTSSKCYVVDLCLQCRRPKSDNGSLIKCMLCNSMYHATCVGVSTDIFVCAACQQEIMYLYIFLSLSLSLSLSLSLSLSLSLSLSLLWQSPPS
- the LOC126989352 gene encoding uncharacterized protein LOC126989352 isoform X3; the protein is MKVLKRNLRNETRKGGIMEQKWTGPYNLLTLNRVLDIDSSNRVALEAVSNGKKLKSRTPYNNLRPFLQSQLHCDRHLLDHRDGLQPSSIQGPVQPSPDTSQLPAELNSLEGQQHCEARLAPSLQREVPLAPAHGNPSEAAREVSIEGKWLTDLHIDHAQHLLGISFLNVSGFQSTVVFQTAKCVHVKSPSNCFVQILHVHNNHWLTVSNLQCNDNTVKVYDSLNNSLGISNNFDCQLAALLNCSSQFKVEYVKVQQQEGYSDCGLFAIAFATSLCFGIPPATQNFVQKDMRSHLASCFRKGVLEPFPVFPSTITPTSSKCYVVDLCLQCRRPKSDNGSLIKCMLCNSMYHATCVGVSTDIFVCAACQQEIMYLYIFLSLSLSLSLSLSLSLSLSLSLSLLWQSPPS